From Streptomyces sp. HUAS MG91, the proteins below share one genomic window:
- a CDS encoding DUF5979 domain-containing protein — MLLAQVALVTAPAMAGPDPVPSASSAGASGRPSSTASASPSASPSATGSPSPSPSSRHRSPSATKEKPKEKPKGKSKGAAGKGKAAGKRAADTAQLTVSKEAVDVPDPLVPGSEYTYRITVSCSSLTEACVSAAMEDTLPPGLELVTVPSDGANYTIDYDQQTGKITANFTESLPTPPNPPGSFGLAAGGSQDILITVRVPEDTDLNDGDAITNTAKADADNAAPVEDSDTQTVHVPRRPMVIGTKTWSPSSTVAGSGGESKISLGAANTSSTSTDVNAITISETDPDLFDNFDVTQVGPVTRMPDGADQVQVSVCVKPGGGCSPSELITGPVGPGPDVMLPPGVDPADITGIVYTFSNSAGTPLPADPEGAKVDMTVELRDENRSTGDAIDPSDRQTVENCASPGIDFRLRRDLDGPDACADHDILPNVASIDLSKKFFSDTDGDWQADGTAVIGTEPGITATVDSKNTSPFPVSEMTITEPSDSAASEFDKTDMTQARLRFPAGATDATLTVTCRDGTVLPPQNFTNPPATQTTDLGCPGGGPAASISVTYRGTDATGKGTIEQNATAGLDVHGTLNDQADEGDAEDGVKDCADGSAANPSNGSGSAAGNVCTNLNVEVPRKDGQGTKDASQTSVPPGQPVTFGIGLTNRGNVPLDGPVVVSDPVDPTAAPNPFDSVRITSVTPKVTPANLAYDLEVYDPDANAWVAYDAGDAALLERAKGVRIVVPGGLPVGASVHADITVQLRDGVPNGTVISNCAAATSDGAALGDNFCSQNATVGDASSEASLNKALSPSTVTRPYPGSPAADVHATLTVVNKGNVNLHQLVATDFDTDFFDAVDFVSLDGVSFPKGADQVKVDVCTARCGTANPEIVEGTWTGSDTPGLPAGVSAADVQGIRVTFRSENGDAIVPVEGSPTFDGACKTASVCFTVKPRQTLRSDSSKTIPDHLEDTVTGSGSSDKHGTFTIPPADADLNITDGDPKLYVEKTKDAVVQPGVSQPFTLTVKNTGNAPIDPLRISDPIPADLVVDEDFAGNSGYYSITVTTPDGTAKPAKVDFTADRNANGKITGLHWDFPDWVMYPGATVTITFHVKLRGGVEAGTKIPNTFGAGSPGHDVPCDSSSPRLGEVDDDPAYGDGHYCTSSATLTTEAGTAFDADKWITGNADLGFYNSLTGEYIPVGDARCPNLVSGGATYTRYPCTALVLPGQNYRQLITVDNIGTNPATDYDLLDVLPFVGDTGVLLGESDRGTEWDPRPRLAGPVTLDGPGTLGAEYTTTPQPCRDEVPTPRRNCADATWSGDWTADDTAFFTHIDFDGGLAPGDGFTLSFPMSSPTDLTDKGSRNDLSLAWNSFANKETVQVGGGSVTLPVTEPPKSGIGMVFGTLRVDKTVTHAPNGDTTGPYGIEYDCVVTPDIGKPVSVRHGTGEITPGKPFTVTDVPAGAVCRVWETDTDGATSDHAGEANAASVTIRPETTTDAPSVVDVTNDYPQRSLDIVKKVEDPSGADHGPFTIDVDCTWRDKELDGFPRHLTFDGAGRQRIDGLPVGAECTVTESGTDGADKVVVTAQPDAADDAGDDSSATVVLRPTGPAQATVTNTYDNPPTSPSPSPSGHTPPPGGHGKLPDTGWSFGPALAVTAAMLLAGLLLTGFTVRRRSRRH; from the coding sequence TTGCTGCTCGCGCAGGTCGCGCTGGTGACGGCACCGGCCATGGCGGGACCGGATCCGGTTCCGTCCGCGTCCTCGGCCGGCGCGTCCGGCAGGCCGTCGAGCACGGCGTCCGCGTCCCCGTCGGCCTCGCCCTCCGCCACGGGCTCTCCCTCGCCCTCCCCCTCGTCGCGGCACCGCTCGCCGTCCGCGACGAAGGAAAAGCCGAAGGAGAAGCCGAAGGGCAAGAGCAAGGGCGCAGCGGGCAAGGGCAAGGCCGCGGGCAAGCGGGCCGCCGACACGGCTCAGCTGACCGTGAGCAAGGAAGCGGTGGATGTCCCGGATCCGCTGGTGCCCGGCTCGGAGTACACGTACCGCATCACCGTGTCCTGCTCCTCGCTGACCGAGGCGTGTGTGAGCGCGGCCATGGAGGACACCCTGCCGCCCGGCCTCGAACTGGTGACGGTGCCGTCGGACGGCGCCAACTACACCATCGACTACGACCAGCAGACCGGGAAGATCACCGCGAACTTCACCGAGTCCCTGCCCACGCCGCCCAACCCCCCGGGGTCGTTCGGCCTCGCCGCGGGCGGCTCGCAGGACATCCTCATCACGGTGCGCGTGCCCGAGGACACCGACCTCAACGACGGCGACGCGATCACCAACACGGCGAAGGCGGACGCCGACAACGCCGCCCCGGTCGAGGACTCCGACACCCAGACCGTGCACGTGCCGCGCCGGCCGATGGTGATCGGTACGAAGACCTGGAGCCCCTCGTCCACCGTGGCGGGCAGCGGCGGCGAGTCGAAGATCTCGCTGGGCGCCGCGAACACGTCGTCGACCTCCACCGACGTCAACGCGATCACCATCTCCGAGACCGACCCGGACCTCTTCGACAACTTCGACGTCACCCAGGTCGGACCGGTCACCCGCATGCCGGACGGCGCCGACCAGGTGCAGGTGTCGGTGTGCGTGAAGCCCGGCGGAGGCTGCTCCCCGAGTGAACTGATCACCGGCCCGGTCGGTCCCGGCCCCGACGTCATGCTCCCGCCCGGCGTCGACCCCGCCGACATCACCGGCATCGTCTACACGTTCTCCAACTCCGCGGGCACCCCGCTGCCCGCGGACCCCGAGGGCGCCAAGGTCGACATGACCGTGGAACTGCGCGACGAGAACCGGTCCACCGGCGACGCGATCGACCCCAGCGACCGGCAGACCGTGGAGAACTGCGCGAGCCCCGGCATCGACTTCCGGCTCCGCCGCGACCTGGACGGCCCGGACGCCTGCGCCGACCACGACATCCTGCCCAACGTCGCCTCGATCGACCTCAGCAAGAAGTTCTTCTCCGACACCGACGGCGACTGGCAGGCCGACGGCACCGCCGTCATCGGGACCGAGCCCGGCATCACGGCGACGGTCGACTCCAAGAACACCTCGCCGTTCCCCGTCAGCGAGATGACCATCACCGAACCGTCGGATTCCGCCGCGAGCGAGTTCGACAAGACCGACATGACGCAGGCCCGGCTGCGCTTCCCGGCCGGTGCCACCGACGCCACGCTCACCGTCACCTGCCGCGACGGCACGGTCCTGCCGCCGCAGAACTTCACCAACCCGCCCGCCACCCAGACCACCGACCTCGGCTGCCCCGGCGGCGGGCCCGCCGCCTCGATCTCCGTGACCTACCGCGGCACCGACGCCACCGGCAAGGGCACCATCGAGCAGAACGCGACCGCCGGCCTCGACGTGCACGGCACGCTCAACGACCAGGCCGACGAGGGCGACGCCGAGGACGGCGTCAAGGACTGCGCCGACGGCTCGGCCGCCAACCCCTCCAACGGTTCGGGCAGCGCCGCGGGCAACGTCTGCACCAACCTGAACGTCGAAGTGCCGCGCAAGGACGGCCAGGGCACCAAGGACGCCTCACAGACCTCGGTCCCGCCCGGCCAGCCCGTCACCTTCGGCATCGGCCTCACCAACCGCGGCAACGTACCGCTCGACGGTCCCGTCGTCGTCAGCGACCCGGTCGACCCGACGGCCGCCCCCAACCCGTTCGACTCCGTGCGGATCACCTCCGTCACCCCGAAGGTCACACCCGCGAACCTCGCCTACGACCTCGAGGTCTACGACCCGGACGCGAACGCCTGGGTGGCCTACGACGCCGGCGACGCGGCGCTCCTGGAGCGCGCCAAGGGCGTCCGGATCGTCGTGCCCGGCGGCCTTCCCGTGGGCGCCTCGGTGCACGCCGACATCACCGTGCAGCTGCGCGACGGCGTGCCCAACGGCACCGTCATCAGCAACTGCGCCGCCGCCACCAGCGACGGCGCCGCGCTGGGCGACAACTTCTGCTCGCAGAACGCCACGGTCGGCGACGCCAGTTCGGAGGCGTCCCTCAACAAGGCGCTGAGCCCGTCCACGGTGACCCGTCCCTACCCGGGCAGTCCGGCCGCCGACGTGCACGCCACCCTCACGGTCGTGAACAAGGGCAACGTCAACCTCCACCAGCTCGTCGCGACCGACTTCGACACCGACTTCTTCGACGCCGTCGACTTCGTCTCCCTGGACGGCGTCTCCTTCCCCAAGGGCGCCGACCAGGTCAAGGTCGACGTGTGCACCGCCCGCTGCGGCACCGCGAACCCCGAGATCGTCGAGGGCACCTGGACCGGCAGCGACACCCCGGGGCTGCCCGCCGGTGTCTCCGCCGCCGACGTCCAGGGCATCCGCGTCACCTTCCGCTCCGAGAACGGCGACGCCATCGTCCCCGTCGAGGGCAGCCCCACCTTCGACGGCGCCTGCAAGACCGCCTCGGTCTGCTTCACCGTCAAGCCCCGCCAGACGCTGCGCTCCGACTCGTCGAAGACCATCCCCGACCACCTCGAGGACACGGTCACCGGCAGCGGATCCAGCGACAAGCACGGCACCTTCACCATCCCGCCCGCCGACGCCGACCTGAACATCACCGACGGCGACCCGAAGCTGTACGTCGAGAAGACGAAGGACGCCGTCGTCCAGCCCGGTGTCTCCCAGCCCTTCACCCTGACGGTCAAGAACACCGGCAACGCCCCGATCGACCCGCTGCGCATCTCCGACCCGATCCCCGCCGACCTGGTCGTCGACGAGGACTTCGCCGGGAACAGCGGCTACTACTCGATCACCGTCACCACTCCCGACGGCACCGCCAAGCCCGCCAAGGTCGACTTCACCGCCGACCGCAACGCCAACGGGAAGATCACCGGGCTGCACTGGGACTTCCCCGACTGGGTGATGTATCCCGGCGCGACCGTGACCATCACCTTCCACGTGAAGCTGCGCGGCGGCGTCGAGGCCGGCACCAAGATCCCCAACACCTTCGGGGCCGGTTCCCCGGGCCACGACGTGCCCTGCGACAGCTCGTCCCCGCGCCTCGGCGAGGTGGACGACGACCCGGCGTACGGAGACGGCCACTACTGCACCTCCAGCGCCACCCTGACCACCGAGGCCGGCACCGCCTTCGACGCCGACAAGTGGATCACCGGCAACGCCGACCTGGGCTTCTACAACTCCCTGACGGGCGAGTACATCCCGGTCGGTGACGCCCGCTGCCCGAACCTCGTCTCCGGCGGCGCCACCTACACCCGCTACCCCTGCACCGCCCTGGTCCTGCCGGGCCAGAACTACCGGCAGCTGATCACCGTCGACAACATCGGCACCAACCCGGCCACCGACTACGACCTTCTCGACGTCCTGCCGTTCGTCGGCGACACCGGCGTCCTGCTCGGCGAATCCGACCGCGGCACCGAATGGGACCCGCGCCCGCGCCTGGCCGGCCCGGTCACCCTGGACGGGCCCGGCACCCTCGGCGCCGAGTACACCACCACGCCGCAGCCCTGCCGCGACGAGGTGCCCACCCCGCGCCGCAACTGCGCCGACGCCACCTGGTCCGGTGACTGGACGGCGGACGACACCGCCTTCTTCACCCACATCGACTTCGACGGCGGCCTGGCCCCCGGCGACGGCTTCACCCTCAGCTTCCCGATGTCCTCGCCGACCGACCTCACCGACAAGGGCTCCCGCAACGACCTCTCGCTCGCCTGGAACTCCTTCGCCAACAAGGAGACCGTCCAGGTCGGCGGAGGCAGCGTCACCCTGCCCGTCACCGAGCCGCCCAAGTCCGGCATCGGCATGGTCTTCGGCACGCTGCGCGTCGACAAGACCGTCACGCACGCCCCGAACGGCGACACCACCGGCCCGTACGGCATCGAGTACGACTGCGTGGTCACCCCGGACATCGGCAAGCCGGTCAGCGTGCGGCACGGCACCGGGGAGATCACCCCGGGCAAGCCGTTCACCGTCACCGACGTTCCCGCCGGCGCCGTGTGCCGCGTCTGGGAGACCGACACCGACGGCGCGACCAGCGACCACGCGGGCGAGGCCAACGCCGCCTCGGTCACCATCCGGCCCGAGACCACCACGGACGCGCCCAGCGTCGTCGACGTCACCAACGACTACCCGCAGCGCTCCCTCGACATCGTCAAGAAGGTCGAGGACCCGTCCGGCGCCGACCACGGTCCCTTCACCATCGACGTGGACTGCACCTGGCGCGACAAGGAGCTCGACGGCTTCCCGCGTCACCTCACGTTCGACGGGGCCGGCCGTCAGCGCATCGACGGCCTGCCCGTCGGCGCCGAGTGCACGGTCACCGAGTCCGGCACCGACGGAGCCGACAAGGTCGTCGTCACCGCACAGCCCGACGCGGCGGACGACGCCGGCGACGACAGCTCCGCCACCGTCGTCCTGCGGCCCACCGGTCCCGCGCAGGCGACCGTCACCAACACCTACGACAACCCTCCGACCAGCCCGTCGCCGAGCCCCAGCGGGCACACCCCGCCCCCTGGCGGCCACGGCAAGCTCCCCGACACCGGCTGGTCGTTCGGCCCGGCGCTGGCCGTCACCGCGGCCATGCTCCTCGCCGGACTCCTCCTGACCGGGTTCACCGTGCGCCGCAGGTCCCGCAGGCACTGA